Genomic window (Lycium barbarum isolate Lr01 chromosome 2, ASM1917538v2, whole genome shotgun sequence):
ACAAGGATAACCATCAAAGGAATCAGGCTTTGGAAAAGAAAGTGAAAAGACAGCTCTGATAACATACAAAGCGGATGAAAGAAGTTTTAATTCTAATGAATTATGCCTAGATCATTATCGACGATTATGTAAGTGATTCGGAGAaggagcccaaaaaaaaaaaaaagagcagaaGGACTAAAAGCATTTCACGGTATTGCAGAAAACGCATACTTTGCACGTTAATTATTGCCTAATCTGTAAGAAATTAAATAGATACAAGTAGATTTTTCTTGCAAATAAGCAATGTTTCAGTCCCATATCTCATAGACAAACATTTCACGAAATCAAAGCCATTCATCTAATGTAGCCGTAAAAATAAAGATACTGAAGAACTAAAAGTCTAAAACGACATTTTTATCAACTTACTCTCCCCTccacaaagaaaaaagaaaaagaaatgaccTCTGTATGGAGCAATGAAACCCGACTTATTCAATAGAAAACACATTTTATACTCTAGTTCAAGTAATATAAACTAGAGTATGTGATATTACATCATGCCAAACTCGACCGGagtttatatttattttattcagCATGGAATAATAAAGATCTCAAAGAGTGCATTTCCCTTTTAGCCAGATTGGCAAAATAGATTCTAACGATATgggagtgaaaaaaaaaaaaaagagggatatCAACATGTCGTTAATTGTGAATTTACCACAACATTATCAACAAAAAATATCCGAAACTCCGTGTAAATACAAAAAAGGAAATTACGCACTAAAACACCAGATATGGTAACTTACTCGGATCTTTCGTTGTCGTTGTTGCTGTACCATCAAAATCACATGTTCCACCAGCACTACGCATTCTCTGATAATAGTCATTATAAGCATAAGAAGCATGATTTTGCAAAGTATCCGGAAAATAACAAGGCTTCCCAGATTGAATCGCACTGCAATTTGCACGTCCCTGGCCACAAGCCCAGTTAATTCCGTCTTGCAATTTGTTCTCATCCGCACCCGATTTTGCTACACAAAAAACTGCACTAGAATTATCAGAAATACCGCCAGACGAACCCAGACTAATGGAATAAACCTCAGTCCCATTTGTAGAAAAAATCCCCCAGCTTTTTTCCGAGATAGGCCCGGGTCTTTTGTCTTCATTGAACATCTCGTAAATAAAGGTGTTGATCGGATTTTTCGGTTGACTAGGCGGACCGGTATCATTTGAAACACGCCGAATAAGGTTATTATTAAAAGTTTCCGCATTTTCCTTAGTAGCATCTGGCTCCTTGGAACCGCCATCCCATGGCCAACCCGTCTCTGTCACAACAATTGGAATATCTGAAAAGTTGAACGCTTCCATAGAGTTGTACGTAGCATCAACTAAAGCATCAAACATGCTTTCGTAGTGAAACAAGGTGTTCGGATCAACAATTTGCTTCACTGCAGAGAGCGGCTGGAAAAGAGCGTATTCGATCGGAAAAATTCCAGCCGAGTGAACGTACTCGTAATACGGATAAGCATTCAACATGTAATATGAGTTTGTGTTCTTTAGAAACTGAAGGATTTGGAAGATTGTTGAGTTCCATGAAGAATTGAAAGTGGCGGTGGAAGGGGGAAATGCCTTAGCAATCACGTCCATCGATTGCGGAGTTGAAACTTTAACTTGGTTATTTAGTCGCGAAGCCACTAATGCTTTATGCAAGTAATTCATAGCGGGAACCAAAACGGGTGCGGCATTTGGGATTGCTGTGAGAACTTCACTTCCCACAGCAATAGCTGTAATATTTGTCCCGGGCATGTAAGCTGCAACATTTTGATTTACCCAATTAGCTGCAGCTGACGGAGATTCTCCTATCCTTAAGACTTCTTCATTTGTAACACCGATAATAACTTCGATACTAGCATTGGCTAAAGCCTTCAACATATGAGCATCGGCATTGAATAGGCGCACGTGAGTTATTTGACGAGCTTTAAGGAGTGCAACCACATCTGGAGCTGGGGGTAAATTTGTAACATCAGTCCCGATGTTTACTCCAACAAATGCACCTACAATTTTGAAATAACACACACATTAAAACTCCAAATGAATCAAAGCACGGCCAATATGTTAGAAGCTCAAACGGTTGGATCCTATAACAAATTAATCACATGAACAACAGAAAACACAACACAAAAGACAGGAACAACAaagaacataatatatatatcatGTAAATTAAGCTGCCATTCCATTTGCTCCTCCAATTCTTTTCTCGTGTAAAGTCAAACGGTCAAAGTGAAAAAAGAACAAAAGCAGAGTATGCTTTACCAGCTCAAGATACACAAATAAAACCCATCTCCAAAAAAGCTATATCCACCTACTTTTGTAGGTACAAAATAACAAGGGAACACCAGATTTCTAGATTTCTTCCGACTTGCCATTATTACTATATTAATAGTTTCTTCATCAAGTCAATAAGACACCAGCAATTTGTAAGCAGCTTCAATGCTTTCCATAGCAttttccggaaacagcctctatCTGCCAAGGCaggggataaggtctgcgtaaactctaccctcccagaccccatttgtgggaggattacactaggtatgttgttgttgttggttcaGTTCTGTCAATAGCTTGTGAAGCAGGATTTGCAAATTCCTTCTGGCTTTTTACcttaaggttgaggatcttaaaGACTCAAAGCTCTAGATTTGTCAAGTACTAATTATGGAAATACACTACATGTATAATTTGAGATTCATTAAATTAGTGCTATACCAATTGGGCAGAAATATATCTACTGAACCACACAATTCCGATATCAATATACTGCAGCATAAAGAAAATTAAGGACATTAACTAAGCGGCTGAGTAATCTTTATACAGTTAACCTGTCCTGGCCACTGAGCCTTCATGCTATATCCAACACACTAGCTGACAGATCATTGTAAGAAGACATCTAAAAGCAGTGGTTTGCATCAATGCAGAACTTAGCATGTATACTATGTTAAATATTTTAGACTAACACAAAGAGAAATGCatgcatatatttaaatgtataTTCAGGCAAGCTTTCATACAGAATGAAAGTTCAGTCCTAAAGCAGCAATACTGCAACTAAGGGTATTCCTGGCGCTTTCCACAAGCGGGGAAGTCAAGTACTTGTAGTTTGAATAAGCTCAAGGCATAGCCTCTCTAGAGGCACTGTTGACAAAATTAACATGCCAAGACAGCATTTTTTATCAAGATAACTAAAGACATCATAGTAATAATTACTGATAGAAGCTCAACCTATTAACTTTTGTTCAGAGGCAGAAAAACTTAGTATGAGAAGTCTTCTCTGAGGAGGTATGAatggctatgttgctcggactctccaaaaatgatgccgcacccgtgtcggatccttcaaaaatgcactacttttggaggatccgacacgcacccgtgtccattttttaagagtccgagtaacatagatGAATGGTACTGCATATAAGCCACGTCAAAAAGAAACCTAGCAAAGGCCTTTTAAGTTCTAACTAGAAGCTACTAGATAACTTAATCTATCATTTAAAACTAAGTGTATTGAGTAACTATATAATATGTGCTCGACCAGAATCACATTACCTGAGCATAACAGAAAACTGGAGATGGTTGATATCACTAGATATTCACTATATTCAGTTAACTTTAACTTCATCTATGAATTTCTTTTTCATAAAAAATTCATCTTTGAAAGTTAACATATTTACTCAAAGCTTACAGACCCGTTTTATATATTAGAACATTTatttaataagctaaattagaaAGCCAATAAAGTAGGAAATAGATGATCTTTACACTTAAGTTGCATGACAATAcaacagaaaaaaataaaaataaaacgaGGAGGAGTTCAATTAAGCATTCAATACACGATGCAGACAACACTATACTAaacttttaataattcaaaatcgaTGATGCAAGTGCGGGTCCTCATATTTAGTGATATTCCACATATAACCAAATAAAGACCCTTGCATGATATTAACCAATGCTCAGAATCAATTATTAAGCTGATAGGTAGAAACTTATTGCATTACCTATTACATTTGAGATACAGAAAGAAAATAGTATAGCGATGGCAAGCCATGGTTTAAGCGTCATCAGAATCATCCAAAAGTCCAACTCTAATATCAATCAGCCGGCAGCTGTTGCTTCAAACGGTATTTGTCAAGAGAGTGCTACACAAAAAAGAGAACAAGAAATTAAAGCTATTTGATCGAAAAGAAAGTAAATGAGCGTAGCCTTATGACTATAACTTTGAAGACAAGCAGATCTGCAAAACTTAAAAGGCAAAAAGTTTTTTCTTCCCAGTAAAACCGACCCCAGAAATCTAAAAACTGAGCAGCAACAACATGcgcagtataatcccaccaggtagggtctggggagggtagagtgtacgcagaccttaccctcaaCCTTTTGACGGGTAGAGAGGCTGAGCAAAGAAAATAAACATGCCAAGAGCTCAAGGGATTTGGCTGAGTGACCACATTATTTCTACGGAGGACCAAAGTAATT
Coding sequences:
- the LOC132626062 gene encoding glucan endo-1,3-beta-glucosidase 4 produces the protein MILMTLKPWLAIAILFSFCISNVIGAFVGVNIGTDVTNLPPAPDVVALLKARQITHVRLFNADAHMLKALANASIEVIIGVTNEEVLRIGESPSAAANWVNQNVAAYMPGTNITAIAVGSEVLTAIPNAAPVLVPAMNYLHKALVASRLNNQVKVSTPQSMDVIAKAFPPSTATFNSSWNSTIFQILQFLKNTNSYYMLNAYPYYEYVHSAGIFPIEYALFQPLSAVKQIVDPNTLFHYESMFDALVDATYNSMEAFNFSDIPIVVTETGWPWDGGSKEPDATKENAETFNNNLIRRVSNDTGPPSQPKNPINTFIYEMFNEDKRPGPISEKSWGIFSTNGTEVYSISLGSSGGISDNSSAVFCVAKSGADENKLQDGINWACGQGRANCSAIQSGKPCYFPDTLQNHASYAYNDYYQRMRSAGGTCDFDGTATTTTKDPSSKTCKFTGSSHPGGVFPPAAFGPIGAISQSSTIRAPVIMSTVAVFFALLMQM